The following are from one region of the Thermoproteus uzoniensis 768-20 genome:
- the hypE gene encoding hydrogenase expression/formation protein HypE: MEQVVRLAHGAGGVETSQILEELLFSRLEERLKRVEGGVGVDFPDDAAAIPIGGGRYLVITVDSYTVNPPFFPGGDIGVLAASGSINDVLMMGGKPIALLDAIVVEEGFPMDDLRRIVDSMTRVLRDEGVALIGGDFKVMPRGQLDKIVIATVGVGVAERLILDKPRPGDKIIVSGYLGDHGAVILARQMGIVEEGQGGGLASDVRPLTRLMLPLVEKYGEYIHAARDPTRGGLAMVLNDWAKASGTVIVVDEAAVPIRPQVAAYANMMGIDPLALASEGAAVLAVDPAVADEVLEFVRGLGFKDAAAVGEVRSSERYKGYVLLRTVVGGLRILEPPRGDLVPRIC; this comes from the coding sequence ATGGAGCAAGTCGTCAGGCTGGCCCACGGCGCTGGTGGCGTGGAGACGTCGCAGATCCTCGAGGAGCTCCTATTCTCCAGGCTGGAGGAGCGGTTGAAGCGGGTGGAGGGCGGCGTCGGCGTCGACTTTCCCGACGACGCCGCGGCCATCCCCATAGGCGGCGGGCGGTACTTAGTGATCACCGTAGACTCCTACACAGTGAACCCTCCCTTCTTCCCCGGAGGCGATATAGGCGTCTTGGCGGCCTCGGGCTCCATCAACGACGTCTTGATGATGGGGGGCAAGCCCATCGCCCTCCTGGACGCCATAGTCGTCGAGGAGGGGTTCCCCATGGACGATCTGAGGAGGATAGTGGACTCCATGACGCGGGTTCTGCGGGATGAGGGGGTCGCGCTTATAGGCGGGGACTTCAAGGTCATGCCCAGGGGCCAGCTGGACAAGATAGTGATAGCGACGGTCGGCGTGGGCGTGGCCGAGAGGCTCATCCTCGACAAGCCGAGGCCCGGAGACAAGATAATTGTGTCGGGCTACCTCGGCGACCACGGCGCCGTCATACTGGCCAGACAGATGGGCATAGTCGAGGAGGGGCAGGGCGGCGGCCTCGCGAGCGACGTGAGGCCTTTGACGAGGCTTATGCTCCCCCTGGTGGAGAAGTACGGAGAGTATATCCACGCGGCGCGTGATCCCACGAGGGGAGGCCTCGCCATGGTCCTAAACGACTGGGCCAAGGCGTCCGGCACCGTGATAGTGGTCGACGAGGCCGCCGTGCCGATCAGGCCGCAAGTCGCGGCGTACGCGAACATGATGGGGATAGACCCCCTGGCCCTCGCCAGCGAGGGGGCCGCCGTCCTGGCAGTGGACCCCGCCGTAGCCGACGAGGTGCTTGAGTTCGTGAGGGGGCTCGGCTTCAAAGACGCGGCGGCGGTGGGGGAGGTTAGGTCCAGCGAGAGGTACAAGGGCTACGTCCTCCTGAGGACTGTGGTGGGCGGCTTGAGGATTCTGGAGCCCCCCAGAGGCGACCTAGTGCCGAGGATATGTTGA
- a CDS encoding MBL fold metallo-hydrolase, whose translation MLRLWFRGVELWRAGGLAGVAVRSGGRTLCIDALEVGGCDYLLYTHDHPAHFPGAAKEFYSPFGGNKVAPGGAVRLGPFEIAAVHAYNVTKTLNGAPVHPKGYGVGYVVEAGGVRLYHMGDTDLIREAAEVKDVDVLFVPIGGGSVMTPEEAADAVMAIRPKIAVPIHYSEKKHFVKFRDVAHPYTNIIAL comes from the coding sequence ATGTTGAGGCTTTGGTTCAGAGGAGTCGAGCTGTGGAGGGCCGGAGGCCTCGCCGGGGTTGCCGTGAGGAGCGGCGGCAGGACTCTCTGCATCGACGCGCTTGAAGTCGGCGGCTGCGACTACCTGCTCTACACGCACGACCACCCCGCCCACTTCCCCGGAGCCGCCAAGGAGTTCTACTCCCCCTTCGGCGGCAACAAGGTGGCGCCTGGCGGCGCGGTCAGGCTGGGGCCGTTCGAGATAGCCGCCGTACACGCCTACAACGTGACCAAGACCCTAAACGGCGCGCCGGTACACCCCAAGGGCTACGGCGTGGGCTACGTCGTCGAGGCCGGAGGAGTCAGGCTGTACCACATGGGCGACACCGATCTGATAAGGGAGGCGGCCGAGGTCAAGGACGTCGACGTGCTCTTCGTCCCTATCGGCGGAGGTTCCGTCATGACCCCCGAGGAGGCGGCCGACGCCGTCATGGCGATAAGGCCGAAGATAGCCGTGCCCATACACTATTCGGAGAAGAAGCACTTCGTCAAG